In Haematobia irritans isolate KBUSLIRL chromosome 1, ASM5000362v1, whole genome shotgun sequence, a genomic segment contains:
- the LOC142239776 gene encoding uncharacterized protein LOC142239776, giving the protein MSGPSRRLKNERPEVEVDVAQPKKKCGEVRCKVCLQPHALRLCPRFRAMDPARRRKAVMQFGYCFNCLAESHKRTDCRSRKRCMECCGEHHTMLHPRFVGNQRKREDPPRAVASRPQKVKKAPRAIRQPPQRDSHQRRSDNARRRNNASRRVARNPETQQQRTISGRCTCGHNPTNSTTVSPNTGHGPATIVIHVHSGSH; this is encoded by the coding sequence ATGTCTGGCCCATCACGTCGTCTAAAAAACGAGCGCCCTGAGGTAGAAGTGGACGTCGCCCAACCAAAGAAGAAGTGTGGTGAGGTGAGATGCAAAGTGTGTCTGCAACCACACGCACTCCGCCTTTGCCCGCGTTTCCGAGCTATGGACCCTGCAAGACGTCGTAAAGCCGTAATGCAATTCGGCTATTGTTTTAATTGCTTGGCGGAGTCACACAAAAGGACTGATTGCAGGAGTCGGAAAAGGTGTATGGAGTGCTGTGGTGAGCACCACACAATGCTCCACCCCAGATTTGTTGGGAACCAGCGGAAGCGCGAAGATCCCCCCAGAGCCGTCGCTAGTCGACCCCAAAAGGTGAAGAAGGCTCCTAGAGCTATCAGACAGCCACCGCAACGTGACTCCCATCAAAGGCGCTCCGATAATGCTCGGCGCCGTAATAATGCCTCCAGGAGGGTAGCACGAAACCCAGAGACCCAGCAGCAGAGAACCATCAGTGGACGATGCACCTGTGGCCACAATCCGACCAACTCCACCACAGTTAGCCCCAATACCGGTCATGGGCCGGCTACTATTGTGATTCACGTCCATTCTGGGTCCcactga